The sequence CGGGGAACAAGCCGAAGCGGGGCATCCGTTGACGCGGCTCAAGCGATTCCCGGTCCCGTATCGCGACCGGGGGCAGGGACCGGCAGATCTTTCGAGAGCGTTGAGATCGATGGGGAAGGAGAGCGGGAGTCATGACAACTATCGTAACACTCCGACGGCCGCTTTGTCATCAGGCTGTCAGCGTCGAGACTCCACAGAATGGTCTGTATGTCGTGACCGACTGGTCGTTGATGGTTCTACCTTAACGAGAGAAGGTAGGAGCGGAGATTGATCTTCTTGTTGTTCAGTCCGAGCTTCCTTCTTATGGCGTCTCTGTGCGAGTCGACGGAACTTGGCGCGATACCGGCTATTTCCGCTATCTCCTTGGTTCGTTTGCCTTCTTTGACAAGGGTCGCCACCTCGAGCTCCCGTGGCGTCAGGTTCGCGTGTCCCAGGGTGTTGATGAAAGGTGACACTATCTCATTGAGGTTGGTTACGACGATATCGAGATAGTTTTGCTGTTCGCGGTCCAACCCGGTCCTGCGCATCCTGTCGAGATAGGGCAGGACCATCTCCCGGGTGTTCGACACGAATCTTCCTTCAAGTTCCTTCCTGTCATCCTCCCTCTGCCGCAATAGCACTTTCAGGGTGGTATTGACCTCTTCGAGCCTTCGGGACTTGGCCACAATTTCTTCCTGGTATTCTTTCAGCGCGTCCAGGGCCCGTTTCTTCTCGGTTATATCGCGGGCGCTCCCGCGGTAACCCAGGAGGTTCCCAGCGTCATCGAAAAAAGCTCGAGCGTTCCCTTGAATAAGGACCACGCTCCCATTCTTGTGGAATACCTCGAACGTGAAAGGGACGAAGCGGACCCTTTCAGCTGCGACCGCCTTCATGATCGGTGCGAGGCGCTCTTTCTCGTCGGCAGGGACAATATCAAGGGGTCTTTTCCCGATGAGCTCTTCGGGATGGTATCCCAGGTGGTCGGATATCTTGGAGCTCAGGTAGGTGTAGGAGAAGTTCGCGTCCGTTTCCCATACCCACCCGGGTACACATTCCACCAGGGAAAGGTATTGCTCCTCCTTCTCCCTTCTCCTCGCGATCTCCTGGCGGAGCTCATCTGTGCGGTTTTCCACCAGGGTACTGAGGTGGTCGCGGTGGGCCTTAAGCTCTTCTTCCATTTTCTTGCGGTCCGTGATCTCCATGACCGAGGCGACGATCGTGGGCTGGTTGTCGATCACCGCGCGTGTCGCCATGAATTCCACCCACTTTTCCGTGCCATCCTTTACGATGATCTTCAGTTCGGCCCGGCTCGAGTTCTCTTTCCCTTTGAAAAGCCTGCGCGCAAGACCTTTTACGAGTTCCCTGTGATCGGGGTGAGCGATATCCCAGAAGTTCATCGCGGCAAGTTCGTCACTGGAATACCCGGTGTTTTCCTCGGCGGCCTTGTTGATGAACGTGAAGGAGTGGCCACGCACCACAAACACCGAGGCGGGAATCAGGTCGAGAAGACCCCTGAACAGTTTTCCCTTTCCATCGCGATCTCCCACGCGCATCATTGGTTCACGGTCTTTGTCTGGCTTACCATCGATCATTAGCAAAGACGTCCTGCTCCTTTCCGTTGCATATGCTTATTTTTCGGTTCTCTATGCAATTAGCTTAAAATATGGAGATATTTTCCATATTCTATGGTTAAAAAAGGGACGAGATACCCGCGTCTCGAACATGGTAATATACTACAAGTCGCTTCACAACCCGGATGCAGCGCACGAAGCCAGCTACCTTATGGTGCAACATACCATTGAGAGGAGATCTTTGTCGTTGACCCGTTCTTGATTCGGAATTCAGAAGTATTTCCGGATCCGTGTAGTCATCCCGGAGGACTGGAGATTATGAAAGAGGCAGAGGAAAGATTCAGGCTTCTTTTCGAAGGATCGAAGGATCCGGTGCTGCTGATAGATGAATACCGATTTGTCGACTGCAATGACAGGGCTTTGGAGATCATGCATTGCAGCAGCAGGGACCAGTTGATCGGCCTGCGTCCATTCAGCATATCGCCCGGCGTACAACCCGATGGTCGGTTTTCGTCAGAAAAGGACCGGGAGGAGATAGACATCGCCCTGGCCAGGGGCGTCAACCACCTCCGTTGGGAGCACCGGACGTTGGAAGGCGCCAGACTGTGGACCGATGTGTCCTTGATCGCCATCCCCTACAAGGGCAAGAAGATGCTCCATACCACGTGGAGGGACATCACCCGTGAGAAACAGCTGGAGGAAAGTCTCGAGGCGCAGACGCAGCGGTTTATGGCGATCGTCGATAACGCTCCTTTCGCCACCGTGCTCGTTGATGCCAGGGGGAAGTGGACCTATGTCAACACCAGGTTCAGGGAGCTCTCCGGCTATGATCTATACGATATCCCCGACGAAGCCACGTGGTTCCTGACGGCGTATCCTGATCCCGATTATCGGTCAACGATATTGGGAGAACGCCAACAGGAAGTGGAGAGATTCAAGAGCGATTCCTCATTGAGGGAGGGCAGGGAGTTCACATTCATGATAACCTGCAAGGACAAGGCGCAAAAGGCGGTCCTGTTCATCCCGGTCCCGTTGCCGTCCGGTGGATACCTGAAAACACTCATCGATATGACGGGGCAGGAAACCATGAAAGGGGAATTGAAGAGAACACAAGCCCGACTCGTGATGAGATCAGCTCAACTTCGCGGACTGAACGCGCAGATGAAACTGTTGCTCAAGAACAGGCTTGACACCCAACTGGAGATGGAATCGAGTATAACGGACAATATCAACAAGCTTGTCCTGCCCTTCGTCGAGGAATTGAAAAAATGTCATCGCGACGCCCATTACATGGCCTGCATCGAGATGATCGAGCAGAACATCCGGAATGTCATTTCACCATTCATGCGTGATCTGACCACCAGGTATGACGGTCTCACGGTCCGGGAGGTGCAGATCATTGACCTCGTGAAGAACGGAAAATCGACGAAAGAGATAGCGCAGACCCTCACGATATCGCAGAGCGCCGTCAATTTTCACAGGAACAACATCAGAAGAAAGCTCGGCATCACCAACGAGAGGGTAAATCTGCAGACATACCTCTCGCACAATCCCAGCTCTGAATGAATGGCGTAACAGGCTGGCGCCAAAGCCATCTCTGAGATCCCCTCAATAAACATCTTCGGATCAGACCTTTCCTGCCTGTACTTTAGTACAGTTTCCGAGTCCATTCCGGATCTGGTATTACTGTTAACG comes from Syntrophorhabdus sp. and encodes:
- a CDS encoding PAS domain S-box protein, whose product is MIDGKPDKDREPMMRVGDRDGKGKLFRGLLDLIPASVFVVRGHSFTFINKAAEENTGYSSDELAAMNFWDIAHPDHRELVKGLARRLFKGKENSSRAELKIIVKDGTEKWVEFMATRAVIDNQPTIVASVMEITDRKKMEEELKAHRDHLSTLVENRTDELRQEIARRREKEEQYLSLVECVPGWVWETDANFSYTYLSSKISDHLGYHPEELIGKRPLDIVPADEKERLAPIMKAVAAERVRFVPFTFEVFHKNGSVVLIQGNARAFFDDAGNLLGYRGSARDITEKKRALDALKEYQEEIVAKSRRLEEVNTTLKVLLRQREDDRKELEGRFVSNTREMVLPYLDRMRRTGLDREQQNYLDIVVTNLNEIVSPFINTLGHANLTPRELEVATLVKEGKRTKEIAEIAGIAPSSVDSHRDAIRRKLGLNNKKINLRSYLLSLR
- a CDS encoding PAS domain S-box protein; the protein is MKEAEERFRLLFEGSKDPVLLIDEYRFVDCNDRALEIMHCSSRDQLIGLRPFSISPGVQPDGRFSSEKDREEIDIALARGVNHLRWEHRTLEGARLWTDVSLIAIPYKGKKMLHTTWRDITREKQLEESLEAQTQRFMAIVDNAPFATVLVDARGKWTYVNTRFRELSGYDLYDIPDEATWFLTAYPDPDYRSTILGERQQEVERFKSDSSLREGREFTFMITCKDKAQKAVLFIPVPLPSGGYLKTLIDMTGQETMKGELKRTQARLVMRSAQLRGLNAQMKLLLKNRLDTQLEMESSITDNINKLVLPFVEELKKCHRDAHYMACIEMIEQNIRNVISPFMRDLTTRYDGLTVREVQIIDLVKNGKSTKEIAQTLTISQSAVNFHRNNIRRKLGITNERVNLQTYLSHNPSSE